CGCAGACGGCATAGATCGCGCCGGTGCGCTCGCGGTAGAGTCCGAAGGACTTCGAGCAGGAGACGGACACGAGCGCTTCCGGCACGGTGGAGAGCAGCGTGCGCAGGCCCGCGGCGTCCTCGTCGAGGCCGCGACCGTAGCCCTGATAGGCGATGTCGACCAGCGGCAGCAGGCCCTTTTCCGCGATGAGGTCGGAAACGGCGCGCCACTGGTCGGCCGAAAGGTTTGCGCCCGTCGGGTTGTGGCAGCTGGCATGCAGCAGCACGGCATCGCCCGGTGCCGCGCCCGCGAGCGCTTCCATCATGCGGTCGAAGAGAACGGCCTGCGAGGGGATGTCGAAGAAGGGATAGGTGATGACCTCCAGGCCGGCGGCCTTGAAGATGCTGGCATGGTTCGGCCAGCTCGGCAGGCCGAGCCAGATGCCCTTGGTGCCCATGCGCGCCATCAGGTCGGCGGCAAGGCGCAGCGCGCCGGAGCCGCCCGGCGTCTGGAGAGCGGCGGTGGCGCGGCCCTTGCCGGCCTCGCCCGTCGTCAGCGCCCAGAGGCGGTCGAGGAAGACCGGGTCGCCTTCCGGGCCGACATAGGCCTTGGTCGGCTGCGTTTCGACGAGGCGGCGCTCGGCTTCCTTCACCGCGCGGAAGATCGGTGTCGCGCCCGTCTCGTCGCGATAGACGCCGACACCGAGGTCCACCTTGCCGGCGCGCTCGTCCGCCCGGAAAAGGCCGATGAGGGCGAGTAGCGGATCGTCAGGCTGGCGGGTGAGGGCGTCGAACATGGCCGGTTTCCTGTGTGGGTGGAGTGTGACAGCGGTGTAGGACAAAGTGCTCGCAAAATCGACTATGATATTGCGAGGAAAGCGCAAGAAGCTTTTGTCTTATTGCTGCATATCGATAGATTGATATGGGTTTTTGCGTGGAGGACAATATGGAGAAAAGAGCGGGCGGCGAGCCGGTGCTGGACCAGACGGATCGGCGCATCATCCGCCTGCTCGTCGAGGATGCCGGACTCTCCAACAACCAGCTCGCGGAGAAGGTCGGCCTCTCGCCCGCGCCGCTCTCGCGCCGGCTGGCGCGGCTGGAGGCGAGCGGCGTGATCCGCCACACGGTCATCGTCGATCCGCGCGCGGCCGGCATCGGTTTCCAGGCGTTTCTGGAGGTGACGCTGGAGCGCACGGCGCCGAAGGTGGGCGAGCGCTTCATCGATCTCGTGCGGCGCATGCCGGAGGTGGTGGAGTGCCATACGGTCGCCGGCGATTTCGATTTCCTCCTCAAGATCGCGGTGAAGGACGTCGCGGATTACCGACGGCTGCTGTGGAGCGAATTCGAGCGCATGGGCGAGATCAAGACGCTGCGCTCGACCATCCTGCTCGACAGTCCGAAGATGCAGGACAGCCCGCTTCCCTGAGATATTCGCGGAACCTTTCTTGGCGGCCGGAGGTTGCCGATGGAGGTAAAGCGCCCATATGATGGGCTGCGCCACGAAGGAAGGGCAAGTGGACAGGAAGCTGAACGACAAGGTCATGTCGGCCGCGCTGCTGGCGGCCATCCGCAACCGCCGCGGCCACCGGCCGCCGGAGAACAATCGCCCGGGCGACACCGTCATCGCGTCCTACAACGTGCACAAATGCGTGGGCGTCGACCGGCGTTTCGATCCCGAACGCACGGCAAGCGTGATCGCGGAGATAGACGCCGACATCATCGCCATCCAGGAAGCGGACAAGCGCTTCGGCGAACGCTCCGGCCTCCTCAATCTCGATGTGCTGGAGCGCGACTGCGGCCTCGTGCCGGTGCCCATCACCGCGCTGTCCTCCACCGGCCACGGCTGGCACGGCAACATGATCATGATCCGCAAGGGCGCCGTCGGCGGCGTGCGGCAGCTCAAGCTGCCGGGCGTCGAGCCGCGCGGCGCGCTGGTCGTGACGCTCGACCTGCCGCTTGGCAAGCTGCGGCTCGTCGCCGCGCATTTCGGCCTCCTGAAGCGTTCGCGCGAGCAGCAGGCGATGGCGATCCTCGCCTCTGTCGCGGAGGAAGAGGACATGCCGACGCTGCTCGTCGGCGATCTCAATGAATGGCGGGTCGGCCGCCGCTCCTCGCTATCGCGCCTCCAGCCGACCTTCGATCCGGCCTCCGGCGCGGTGCCGAGCTTCCCGTCCCGCTTTCCGGTTCTGGCGCTCGACCGGGCGCTCGGCCATCCGCACGATCTTGTCACCTCCGTCGAGGTGCACGACACGCCGCTCGCCCGCATCGCCTCCGATCACCTGCCGATCAAGGCGCATATCGATCTCAAGGTCGCTTCCGAGCGTTCTATAGATAGGGTGAGCCAAGCCATGTGATGCGCTCGACGAGGCGCTGGGCGAAGGGCCGCGCCGTGAGGTCTTCGAGCTTCACTTCCCTCGCCTGCGAAAGGGCGGCGTCGATGCGATTGCCGATGAGGTCGGCGAAGTCCGGATCCACCACCTCGATATCCACCTCGAAATTCAGCCGCAGCGAACGCGGGTCGATGTTCGACGAGCCGACATAGGACCAGGCGCCATCGACGACCGTGAGCTTGGAATGGTTGAAGGCGCCGGAGGCCCGCCAGATGCGGCAGCCGTATTTCAGAAGCTGGTCGAACTGCGCCGTCATGGCGAGATCGACGAGCTTGAGGTTATT
This DNA window, taken from Shinella zoogloeoides, encodes the following:
- a CDS encoding amino acid aminotransferase — its product is MFDALTRQPDDPLLALIGLFRADERAGKVDLGVGVYRDETGATPIFRAVKEAERRLVETQPTKAYVGPEGDPVFLDRLWALTTGEAGKGRATAALQTPGGSGALRLAADLMARMGTKGIWLGLPSWPNHASIFKAAGLEVITYPFFDIPSQAVLFDRMMEALAGAAPGDAVLLHASCHNPTGANLSADQWRAVSDLIAEKGLLPLVDIAYQGYGRGLDEDAAGLRTLLSTVPEALVSVSCSKSFGLYRERTGAIYAVCGNPDTALSVRSNLAALARTSYSMPPDHGAAIVSTILGDAALAADWKAEIETMRLRITAIRERLAAGLSARWQVLTAIREQEGMFSLLPLEEADVLKLRAEHAIYMPTSGRINIAGLKTAEVDAVIEKFLSL
- a CDS encoding Lrp/AsnC family transcriptional regulator encodes the protein MEKRAGGEPVLDQTDRRIIRLLVEDAGLSNNQLAEKVGLSPAPLSRRLARLEASGVIRHTVIVDPRAAGIGFQAFLEVTLERTAPKVGERFIDLVRRMPEVVECHTVAGDFDFLLKIAVKDVADYRRLLWSEFERMGEIKTLRSTILLDSPKMQDSPLP
- a CDS encoding endonuclease/exonuclease/phosphatase family protein — encoded protein: MSAALLAAIRNRRGHRPPENNRPGDTVIASYNVHKCVGVDRRFDPERTASVIAEIDADIIAIQEADKRFGERSGLLNLDVLERDCGLVPVPITALSSTGHGWHGNMIMIRKGAVGGVRQLKLPGVEPRGALVVTLDLPLGKLRLVAAHFGLLKRSREQQAMAILASVAEEEDMPTLLVGDLNEWRVGRRSSLSRLQPTFDPASGAVPSFPSRFPVLALDRALGHPHDLVTSVEVHDTPLARIASDHLPIKAHIDLKVASERSIDRVSQAM